The Aureispira anguillae genome contains a region encoding:
- a CDS encoding NUDIX hydrolase, which translates to MNFCSNCGAPANKELPYKCSQCHTEFWRNPRCCAGALVLDKNKVLMVKRLIAPWDGFWDIPGGYCEWNEHPKDCAIREVFEETGIKVKLKEYHGIWMEPTDHSDYGENVCVYYTAEPMGDFFALPDGIEIGQVKWFDINHLPEKIAFPSHIPDVLKRLSDELNPSN; encoded by the coding sequence ATGAATTTTTGCTCAAACTGTGGAGCACCTGCTAACAAAGAGTTGCCCTATAAGTGTTCTCAATGTCATACAGAATTTTGGAGAAACCCAAGGTGCTGCGCTGGAGCATTAGTGCTAGATAAGAATAAAGTGTTAATGGTGAAACGGTTGATTGCTCCATGGGATGGCTTCTGGGATATTCCAGGGGGCTATTGTGAATGGAATGAACACCCTAAAGATTGTGCTATTCGAGAGGTGTTTGAAGAAACTGGAATAAAGGTCAAACTTAAGGAGTATCATGGTATTTGGATGGAACCTACGGATCATAGTGATTATGGTGAGAATGTTTGTGTCTATTATACCGCTGAACCAATGGGTGATTTTTTTGCTTTGCCAGATGGAATAGAAATAGGGCAGGTCAAGTGGTTTGATATAAATCATTTGCCTGAAAAAATTGCATTCCCATCCCATATTCCCGATGTGTTAAAACGCTTATCGGACGAATTAAATCCTTCAAATTAA
- a CDS encoding D-glycero-alpha-D-manno-heptose-1,7-bisphosphate 7-phosphatase — translation MRTLFNKNNPPPNLLLIDRDGVILKHKEPYILKSDEIEFVAGSVEALQFIASMGIPIAVVTNQSPISRGLIEETFVENTNCYIQKSLQLSNDQIKFYYCPHTAEDACFCRKPQTGMLEQACIDFDKKASECWMIGDHDTDMQAGINFGVSQRIHLLSGRQNDKSAYATDICLDLLSFVQKYFKN, via the coding sequence ATGCGTACGTTATTCAATAAAAATAACCCTCCACCCAATCTACTGCTGATCGATAGAGATGGTGTTATTTTGAAACATAAGGAACCTTATATTCTAAAGTCTGATGAGATTGAATTTGTTGCTGGTTCGGTAGAAGCTTTACAATTTATTGCTTCAATGGGGATACCGATTGCTGTTGTTACAAATCAGTCCCCAATCAGTCGTGGTTTAATAGAAGAAACATTTGTTGAAAATACAAATTGTTATATTCAAAAATCACTTCAACTTTCTAACGATCAAATAAAATTTTATTACTGCCCTCATACGGCAGAAGATGCCTGTTTTTGTCGTAAACCTCAAACAGGAATGCTGGAACAAGCTTGTATTGATTTTGATAAAAAAGCTTCTGAATGTTGGATGATTGGCGACCATGACACTGACATGCAAGCAGGAATCAATTTTGGTGTTTCCCAAAGAATTCACCTACTGTCAGGGAGGCAAAATGACAAAAGTGCTTATGCAACAGATATTTGTCTAGACCTGTTAAGCTTTGTTCAAAAATATTTTAAAAACTGA
- a CDS encoding acyl-CoA reductase, with translation MKSIDLPKIINGKQYYLSSEDEERVTFRYDSGIEIRMPKITAKDLELVLEEGKKIAKELQELTTSDIAIFLNKVGNLWDQSALQGRKMAETYAPLLTQYSDIVIEGDYKTIGDFMMQRFHMYDQIESEFGNERIFDEWIPTQMSYVRAFPRGLALHYLVGNLPLASIYSLLRGIMTKNRNFAKLPSRDPVTPIGFVQCFIEADPDHPITRSLSLGYWHQNDEIGTAFINASDSVCVWGGKSAVEAIKKKVPANVPFAEYGPRWSASAIDLNQCDMEKAAFRLIEDCSYYDQEACFNTQRAYVKGDLDAFLVELKKYFKVFSKNVPFLNKNIDVLANRSISLLEANYVGLNVENGDDWAIVVMDEEEANEINHPLTRTIFIHPVDDLSAISKHFNRDNQTLSVYPWSIIKDYRDEWASNGICRLVELGWSRIFRSGFTHDGMHGMHPMVRLVSIERPWSDMGRYYSLRPNLEQYWFQDKYPQYRTYIDNKKNSNNGIKIK, from the coding sequence ATGAAATCAATCGATTTGCCTAAAATAATTAATGGTAAACAATATTACCTCTCTTCTGAGGATGAGGAGCGGGTAACGTTTAGGTACGATAGTGGGATAGAGATAAGAATGCCAAAAATTACAGCTAAAGATTTAGAGTTGGTATTGGAAGAAGGAAAAAAAATAGCGAAAGAGTTACAAGAATTAACAACTTCTGACATTGCTATTTTTCTAAATAAAGTAGGAAACCTTTGGGATCAATCTGCCTTGCAAGGAAGGAAAATGGCAGAAACTTATGCTCCGCTACTTACACAGTATTCTGATATTGTGATAGAGGGAGATTATAAGACAATTGGGGATTTTATGATGCAACGTTTCCATATGTATGACCAAATTGAATCTGAGTTTGGTAATGAAAGGATTTTTGACGAATGGATTCCTACCCAGATGTCATACGTGCGTGCTTTCCCAAGGGGCTTAGCCTTGCATTATCTTGTAGGAAATCTCCCATTGGCATCTATCTACAGCCTTTTGCGGGGGATCATGACAAAAAACAGAAATTTTGCAAAACTTCCCAGCCGTGATCCTGTAACACCAATAGGTTTTGTTCAATGTTTTATTGAAGCAGACCCAGATCATCCAATAACAAGATCTTTATCCCTTGGGTATTGGCATCAAAATGATGAGATAGGAACCGCATTTATTAATGCCTCGGACTCTGTTTGTGTATGGGGAGGAAAAAGTGCCGTAGAAGCTATAAAGAAAAAGGTACCAGCAAATGTACCTTTTGCAGAATATGGACCAAGATGGAGTGCTAGTGCGATAGACTTGAATCAATGTGATATGGAAAAGGCTGCTTTTAGATTGATTGAAGATTGTTCGTATTACGATCAAGAAGCCTGTTTTAATACACAAAGAGCCTATGTAAAAGGTGATTTAGATGCTTTTTTGGTAGAACTAAAAAAATACTTTAAAGTTTTTTCCAAAAATGTCCCCTTTTTAAATAAAAACATTGATGTCTTAGCTAACCGTTCTATTTCTCTTTTGGAAGCAAATTATGTAGGGTTAAATGTCGAAAACGGAGACGACTGGGCAATTGTGGTAATGGATGAAGAAGAAGCAAACGAAATTAATCATCCTCTGACCAGAACTATATTTATACATCCTGTAGATGATTTGAGTGCTATTTCAAAACATTTTAATAGAGACAATCAGACCTTAAGTGTTTACCCGTGGTCGATTATAAAAGATTATCGAGATGAATGGGCGTCAAATGGGATTTGTCGATTAGTTGAACTGGGGTGGTCTCGTATTTTTCGATCAGGTTTTACGCACGATGGAATGCACGGAATGCATCCAATGGTAAGGCTCGTAAGCATTGAAAGACCATGGTCGGATATGG